One genomic region from Salvia hispanica cultivar TCC Black 2014 chromosome 2, UniMelb_Shisp_WGS_1.0, whole genome shotgun sequence encodes:
- the LOC125204828 gene encoding putative late blight resistance protein homolog R1A-10: protein MREDEIGLSLHQYLSYRRFLIVLDDMWSIEAWEKIQLYFPDNSNGSRIMVTTRLSNLGFQLDSNYGLQMKFMDEETSWNMFCKIVFGEESCPLNLEKIGKKIVMSCRGLPLSIVVIGGLLEKMELTKEYWKSIRRSISSLANLENDKHCLKILKLSYNHLPIYLKPCFLYMGTYAEDHVIQVSRLIKLWASEGFLKPISGKSLETIAKEYLIELVDRNLILVHELGSTGKIKYCKIHDLLRDLCLREAQKERFYDVVEQHSPQGKCSQRRVVIMRSTPKEKVVDALKSRPYARTCISDCTRYEPLPNPKLLRTLKAWDEDNVLGMCECSVEKLFELVNLRFLDVKSDMYLHLPSSVNLLWSLQTLIVHHTIVEVIHAPVEIWNMSQLRHVHLWTGEIHLPDPPGDSLAVMENLQTLEGVKNFKFDERMVRRMPNVKKLGLKYDGIESSDDDCCVHNIKHLQKLESLRCFSYPGAKFLQKLTFLHSVKIKSLFLQIPYGRRMEDILEKVSTLPHLQKLILIGGDFTICKWETVEGQFLSLKYLYLWCGHLECWTMESSHFPCLEHLHLLVSNDMKEIPAELGEIPTLKSVTLYNCSESATKSAKRMVEEQEDLQGDGLTFRVTVRLHNDEDSDELLKLATPNFKVVK from the coding sequence ATGAGAGAAGATGAAATAGGACTATCACTCCACCAATATTTATCATATAGAAGGTTTCTTATTGTGTTGGATGATATGTGGAGTATTGAGGCATGGGAGAAGATACAACTCTATTTTCCTGACAATAGTAATGGTAGTCGGATAATGGTGACAACTAGGCTATCGAATTTGGGATTTCAGTTGGATAGCAATTATGGCCttcaaatgaaatttatgGATGAGGAAACTAGTTGGAATATGTTCTGCAAAATTGTGTTTGGGGAGGAAAGTTGCCCTTTGAATTTGGAGAAAATTGGAAAGAAGATTGTTATGAGTTGCAGAGGACTTCCATTATCAATTGTTGTGATAGGAGGTCTTTTGGAGAAAATGGAACTAACGAAAGAATATTGGAAATCTATTAGGAGAAGCATAAGTTCATTAGCGAATTTAGAGAATGATAAGCATTGCTTGAAAATACTAAAGTTGAGCTACAACCATTTGCCAATTTATCTTAAGCCATGCTTTCTGTATATGGGAACATATGCGGAGGATCATGTAATTCAAGTCTCGAGACTCATCAAGCTATGGGCTTCTGAAGGATTTCTAAAACCAATAAGCGGCAAGAGTTTGGAAACAATTGCAAAAGAGTACTTAATTGAACTAGTTGATAGAAATCTAATTCTAGTTCACGAGTTGGGGTCAACTGGAAAAATTAAGTACTGCAAAATCCATGATCTGCTGAGAGACCTTTGCTTGAGAGAAGCTCAAAAGGAGAGGTTTTATGATGTGGTCGAGCAACATAGTCCTCAAGGCAAGTGTAGCCAACGACGTGTAGTTATTATGCGAAGCACTCCAAAGGAGAAAGTCGTTGATGCCTTGAAATCTAGACCATATGCCCGTACCTGTATAAGTGATTGTACAAGATATGAACCGTTGCCCAATCCAAAATTGTTGAGGACACTGAAAGCATGGGATGAAGATAATGTTCTAGGGATGTGTGAGTGTTCTGTGGAAAAATTGTTTGAGTTGGTTAATTTGAGGTTTCTTGATGTTAAATCTGATATGTACCTCCACCTTCCTTCTTCGGTCAATCTCCTCTGGAGTCTACAAACATTAATTGTTCATCATACTATAGTAGAGGTTATACACGCACCGGTTGAAATTTGGAACATGTCTCAACTTCGGCATGTTCATTTATGGACCGGAGAAATTCATCTCCCAGATCCTCCAGGTGATAGCCTTGCCGTCATGGAGAATCTGCAAACCCTCGAAGGtgtaaaaaatttcaagttcGATGAGAGGATGGTTCGGAGAATGCCCAATGTCAAGAAATTAGGACTCAAGTATGATGGAATTGAGTCTAGTGATGATGACTGTTGTGTCCACAACATCAAACATTTGCAGAAGTTGGAATCTCTTCGATGTTTTAGCTATCCCGGGGCTAAATTTTTGCAAAAGCTTACCTTTCTACACTCTGTTAAAATTAAGAGTCTATTTCTTCAAATACCATATGGTCGTAGAATGGAAGACATATTGGAAAAGGTTAGTACATTACCTCATCTTCAAAAGCTCATTTTGATTGGTGGAGATTTCACAATATGCAAATGGGAAACAGTTGAAGGCCAGTTCCTCAGTCTCAAATATTTGTACTTATGGTGTGGTCATCTGGAATGCTGGACGATGGAAAGCTCTCACTTCCCGTGTCTCGAGCACCTACATCTTTTAGTCTCGAATGATATGAAGGAGATCCCCGCAGAACTGGGTGAAATTCCGACACTTAAATCTGTGACTTTGTACAATTGCAGTGAATCGGCTACTAAGAGTGCGAAGAGAATGGTAGAGGAACAAGAGGACTTGCAAGGAGACGGACTCACCTTTCGAGTCACAGTTCGTCTCCACAACGATGAGGACAGCGATGAGCTGTTGAAGTTGGCTACTCCCAACTTTAAAGTTGTTAAATAG
- the LOC125206992 gene encoding exocyst complex component EXO70A1-like: MNSRESDAATESPNSTPPPLKDEFRSALLSFASAYAKGPLAGHSSTSDFSSFSVEVIHDRPELNPLLNDAIRDLRRIAGRMIAAGDSRACVRAYAAARKSAMDESFKILGIENSSAKIVQRLEWRVQQQKIRLWIRNAEICVRVLFAEERRLAEQIFRGLGNSDLDDACFVETVADHADSLFNFAAAISNGRKSPEKLFSVLDLYVTISNLLPDVKSVFQWKFGICVCKKAVDLLLSLANCARSILLEFEAAVIGEPTKFLIAGGSIHPLNTAVMDYIDSIVDYRKILTLLIVRKPLQIDLDFSTESSNSPLVLHLLCIIEALYLNLKAKSKHYKDAALSNFFVMNNVHYIVHRIRGSFELREMIGEGYTNRLADEYNLSASFYLNLWKGVFDCLEIGCFERLGGLFGGSFFSRLRFKAFQARFKEVVEAQSGWVLAEAELRKELRILVLEMIMPLYNGFLHRHGRNVERLKQFGNFCDVEKVVMCLFEG, encoded by the coding sequence ATGAATTCACGCGAATCAGACGCCGCCACCGAATCCCCAAATTCCACTCCGCCGCCGCTCAAGGACGAATTCCGATCAGCTCTCCTCTCCTTCGCCTCCGCCTACGCGAAAGGACCGCTCGCAGGCCACTCCAGCACCTCCGATTTCAGCTCCTTCTCCGTCGAAGTGATCCACGACAGACCGGAACTCAATCCACTCCTCAACGACGCGATCCGAGATCTCCGCCGCATCGCCGGCCGCATGATCGCCGCCGGCGATTCCAGAGCCTGCGTCCGCGCCTACGCCGCCGCGCGGAAGTCCGCCATGGACGAGAGCTTCAAAATTCTAGGAATCGAGAACTCGAGCGCGAAGATCGTCCAGCGCCTCGAGTGGCGCGTCCAGCAGCAGAAGATCCGCCTCTGGATCCGCAACGCCGAGATCTGCGTCCGAGTCCTCTTCGCCGAGGAGCGGCGACTGGCGGAGCAGATCTTCAGAGGTTTGGGAAATTCCGATCTCGACGATGCTTGTTTCGTCGAAACCGTCGCCGATCACGCCGATTCGCTCTTCAATTTCGCCGCGGCGATTAGCAACGGCCGGAAATCGCCGGAGAAACTGTTCAGCGTTCTGGATCTGTACGTAACGATCTCGAATCTGTTGCCTGATGTGAAATCTGTTTTCCAGTGGAAATTTGGGATTTGTGTGTGTAAAAAAGCTGTGGATCTGTTGCTTAGCTTGGCTAATTGTGCTAGATCTATTCTGTTAGAGTTCGAGGCGGCGGTGATCGGAGAGCCGACGAAGTTTCTGATCGCCGGTGGCTCGATCCACCCGCTGAACACGGCGGTGATGGACTACATCGATTCAATCGTCGATTACAGGAAGATACTGACGCTGCTGATCGTGCGCAAGCCTCTGCAGATCGATCTAGACTTCTCAACGGAATCGTCGAATTCGCCATTAGTGCTTCACTTGCTCTGCATCATCGAGGCTCTGTATCTCAACCTCAAGGCCAAATCCAAGCACTACAAGGACGCAGCGTTGTCTAATTTCTTCGTGATGAACAACGTGCACTACATCGTTCATCGGATCAGAGGCTCGTTCGAGCTGAGGGAGATGATCGGGGAGGGATACACGAACAGGTTAGCCGATGAGTACAATCTCTCGGCCAGTTTCTACCTGAATTTATGGAAGGGCGTGTTTGATTGCTTGGAAATCGGCTGTTTTGAGAGGCTCGGAGGCTTGTTTGGTGGCTCGTTTTTCTCGAGGCTGAGGTTTAAGGCCTTCCAAGCCAGGTTTAAGGAGGTTGTTGAGGCGCAGAGTGGCTGGGTCTTGGCCGAGGCTGAGCTTCGGAAGGAGCTTCggattttggttttggagaTGATCATGCCTCTTTACAATGGGTTTCTTCATAGGCATGGGAGAAATGTTGAGAGGCTGAAGCAGTTTGGGAATTTTTGCGATGTTGAGAAAGTTGTGATGTGTTTGTTTGAAGGATAG
- the LOC125206991 gene encoding uncharacterized protein LOC125206991, which translates to MGDNLETRINQGFELNPTGEKLISDYLIPWVTGQNPIWNGVVEKAIYGDSSPWEIFSDIESRWHSKMEEKGAIKYTVFAFTKLARAQNSKRFCRRAGRGTWDGQTGPKKIKNSDTGCIIGHSKMLVYGQSGEADVGVGHWIMHQYSLSEESVKKSGRANAADLVVCKITKVVKKKDKSDHNTNQSPAAIGYRDFNDAMAAQPESNGESCNFVRFAPETNEGIFNGDYQVQCAQPESYDDGLNYERFVPDTNELMRLKQEVTIY; encoded by the exons ATGGGTGATAACTTGGAAACCCGGATCAATCAGGGATTCGAGTTAAATCCGACCGGAGAGAAGCTGATCAGTGACTACCTGATTCCGTGGGTGACGGGACAGAATCCGATATGGAACGGCGTCGTTGAGAAGGCGATCTACGGCGACAGCTCCCCGTGGGAGATTTTCAGCGACATCGAGTCGCGTTGGCACTCGAAGATGGAGGAAAAGGGCGCCATCAAGTACACCGTCTTCGCCTTCACTAAGCTGGCGAGGGCTCAAAATTCCAAGAGGTTTTGTCGAAGAGCCGGGAGAGGCACGTGGGACGGCCAAACGGGCCCCAAGAAGATCAAAAACTCCGACACCGGATGCATCATTGGGCATTCGAAGATGCTAGTGTACGGGCAATCAGGCGAGGCGGACGTCGGGGTCGGGCATTGGATAATGCATCAGTATTCTCTTAGTGAGGAATCGGTTAAGAAGAGCGGCCGAGCAAACGCTGCCGATCTTGTCGTGTGTAAGATCACTAAAGTTGTCAAGAAGAAGGACAAATCCGATCACAACACAAATCAG tCACCGGCGGCGATTGGTTACCGTGACTTTAATGATGCTATGGCTGCGCAACCAGAGTCGAATGGCGAGAGTTGCAATTTTGTGAGATTCGCGCCGGAAACAAATGAg GGAATTTTTAACGGTGACTATCAAGTCCAATGTGCGCAACCAGAATCGTACGACGATGgtttaaattatgaaagatTTGTGCCGGACACGAATGAG TTGATGAGGTTGAAGCAAGAGGTCACTATTTACTAA
- the LOC125206993 gene encoding putative late blight resistance protein homolog R1B-14 has product MAAYAALVSVMQTIHQIEHHPSPPISMDKKQVESLTEIVMFLQEFLEGYKSPYADSDEADPLEMRIADAVYAAEDVIESHIVDQIIPARKNPIGLLLNCFRGPTESKKYGPQIIDAEFFENLQKVIEEMDLIKKQVIEIDAVKDQMQKQDFAVAWNNSSAPSLSMLNNTTMTGFDDVMLQLMDKLTDGRLGRHVIPIVGMGGIGKTTLAVNVYAKPFITRHFDICAWVTISQQFQTKELLCEILSQATKQGKAELSQMREDEIGLSLHKYLSYRRYLIVLDDMWSIEAWEKLQCYFPDNSNGSRIMVTTRLSKLGSQLDNSYGIEMKFMDEESSWNMLCKIVFGGESCPLELHEIAKKIVEGCRGLPLSIVVMGGLLRKKKRTKECWKSISRSISLLVNSENDKHCLKILKLSYSHLPVYLKPCFLYLGIFEEDSEIRVSTVIKLWVSEGFLKPISSKSLETVAKEYLDELVDRNLILVHRFGKTGKMRYLKIHDLLRDLCLREAQKEGFYHVVGQHSPQGRRSQYRVVILRSTSKREVLDAIRSTPHARSYTSDHARVRSLPNLRLLRTLRARNGDVCPRGKLLKLFNLRLLFVYSICNSTKLPPINLLWSLQTLTIGYDQNPNAPVDIWDMPQLRHVHFWRPIRLRDPPSDSIIIMHNLQTLKGVIDFNFDETMARRIPNIRKLEPIYFNESRDGDFCVHNIEHLQKLESLNLQCSRVVDFSRKVTFPYSLTSLALRCIINGGIGYMLEKVGTLPLLQKLTLDDVKFPKRKWETVEGQFLSLKYLSMFNCYNLVLWIIESSHFPCLEHLDIGSKNLKEIPAEVGEIPTLKYVTLSQVALNQR; this is encoded by the coding sequence ATGGCGGCTTATGCAGCTCTGGTTTCTGTTATGCAGACCATCCATCAGATCGAGCACCATCCTTCCCCTCCGATTTCTATGGACAAAAAGCAAGTTGAATCTCTCACTGAAATTGTTATGTTTTTGCAGGAATTTCTTGAAGGTTACAAGTCTCCTTATGCTGACAGCGATGAAGCAGATCCGTTGGAGATGCGCATCGCTGATGCGGTTTATGCGGCTGAAGATGTCATCGAATCTCACATTGTCGATCAAATCATTCCTGCTAGAAAGAATCCGATTGGACTCCTCCTCAACTGCTTTCGAGGCCCAACGGAGTCCAAAAAATATGGCCCACAAATCATTGATGCAGAATTCTTTGAGAATCTGCAGAAGGTGATAGAAGAGATGGATTTGATCAAGAAACAAGTGATAGAGATCGACGCAGTCAAAGATCAGATGCAGAAACAAGACTTTGCAGTCGCTTGGAACAATTCTTCGgcaccttctctctctatgCTGAACAACACAACCATGACGGGCTTTGATGATGTCATGCTTCAACTCATGGATAAGCTCACTGATGGACGACTCGGACGCCATGTCATCCCAATCGTAGGAATGGGGGGAATTGGTAAGACCACTCTTGCTGTGAATGTTTATGCAAAGCCATTCATTACTCGTCATTTTGATATATGTGCTTGGGTTACCATTTCTCAAcaatttcaaacaaaagaaCTTCTCTGCGAAATTCTGTCTCAAGCCACTAAACAAGGGAAGGCAGAGTTGAGTCAAATGCGAGAAGATGAAATAGGACTATCACtccacaaatatttatcatatagAAGGTATCTAATTGTGTTAGATGATATGTGGAGTATTGAGGCATGGGAGAAGCTACAATGCTATTTTCCCGACAATAGTAATGGTAGTCGGATAATGGTGACAACTAGGCTATCGAAGTTGGGATCTCAATTGGATAACAGTTATGgcattgaaatgaaatttatggATGAGGAAAGTAGTTGGAATATGTTATGCAAAATTGTGTTTGGAGGGGAAAGTTGTCCTTTGGAATTGCATGAAATTGCAAAGAAGATTGTGGAGGGTTGCAGAGGACTCCCATTATCAATTGTTGTGATGGGAGGTCttttgagaaaaaagaaaagaaccaaAGAATGTTGGAAATCTATTAGCAGAAGTATAAGTTTGCTAGTGAATTCGGAGAACGATAAGCACTGTTTGAAGATACTGAAGTTGAGCTATAGCCATTTGCCTGTTTATCTTAAGCCATGCTTTCTATATCTAGGAATATTTGAGGAGGATAGTGAAATTCGTGTCTCGACAGTCATTAAGCTCTGGGTTTCTGAAGGATTTCTAAAACCAATAAGCAGCAAGAGTTTGGAAACAGTTGCAAAAGAGTACTTGGATGAACTAGTTGATAGAAATCTAATTCTAGTTCATAGGTTTGGGAAAACTGGAAAAATGAGATACttgaaaattcatgatttgttGAGAGACCTTTGTTTGAGAGAAGCTCAAAAAGAGGGGTTTTATCATGTGGTAGGGCAGCATAGTCCTCAAGGCAGGCGTAGCCAGTACCGTGTAGTTATTCTGAGAAGCACTTCAAAGAGAGAAGTCCTTGATGCAATAAGATCAACACCACATGCCCGTTCCTATACAAGTGATCATGCAAGAGTTAGATCGTTGCCCAATCTAAGATTGTTGAGGACATTGAGAGCACGCAATGGAGATGTCTGTCCAAGAGGAAAATTGCTTAAGCTGTTTAACTTGAGGCTTCTATTTGTTTATTCCATATGTAACTCCACCAAACTTCCTCCAATCAATCTCCTATGGAGTCTACAGACATTGACTATAGGTTatgatcaaaaccctaatgcACCTGTTGACATTTGGGACATGCCTCAACTTAGGCACGTTCATTTTTGGAGACCAATACGTCTCAGAGATCCTCCGAGTGATAGCATTATCATTATGCACAATCTACAAACCCTCAAAGGAGttattgatttcaattttgatgaGACGATGGCTCGTAGAATTCCCAACATTAGGAAATTGGAACCAATTTATTTCAACGAGTCTCGTGATGGTGACTTTTGTGTCCACAACATCGAACATCTACAAAAGCTGGAATCTCTTAACTTGCAATGCTCCCGTGTGGTTGATTTTTCGCGAAAGGTTACCTTTCCATACTCTCTTACGAGTCTAGCTCTGAGATGCATCATAAATGGTGGAATAGGATACATGTTGGAAAAGGTAGGTACGTTACCCCTTCTTCAAAAGCTCACGTTGGATGATGTAAAATTTCCGAAGCGCAAATGGGAAACAGTTGAAGGCCAGTTCCTCAGTCTCAAATATTTGTCAATGTTTAACTGTTACAATTTGGTACTTTGGATAATAGAAAGCTCTCACTTCCCATGTCTAGAACATCTTGATATTGGGTCTAAGAATTTGAAGGAGATCCCCGCGGAAGTTGGTGAAATTCCAACACTGAAATATGTGACCTTGAGTCAGGTTGCATTGAATCAGCGGTGA
- the LOC125206994 gene encoding putative late blight resistance protein homolog R1B-16 produces the protein MAAYASLLSIMQIINQIKHHPSPPISMDEKQVESLTDIVMFLQEFLEGYKSPYAEGDEADPLEMRIADAVYAAEDVIESHIVDRIRPPVLDSYEALWDTMGEMDATIAFGGMLLRQILNGSSTFAEWYETLVDLIEWMGLIEDEVIKEMNFINAINDQVTASADLYKSAVKVIEHLNLIKKEVTEIVAANDQLQTQAMENADMCTSLVKVIEDMDLIRKEVMEIVAHKDKLQIQVAAASLGSSTSADLHGSLQKAIEDMDLIKKEVMEIVPLACGGSSTSSNMLRNNSSTSSLSRLNSATMAGFDDVVLQLMDKLTDGRVGRHVIPIVGMGGIGKTTLARNVYEKTLITHHFDICAWVTISQQFSTKKLLCEILFQANKEENFERLSEMREDEIGLLLHQYLSYRRFLIALDDMWSIDPWEKIQLYFPDNSNGSRIMVTTRLSNLGFQLDSNYGLQMKFMDEETSWNMFCKIVFGEESCPLNLEEIGKKIVKSCRGLPLSIVVIGGFLEKMEPIKEYWESIRRSINSLANLENDKHCLKILKLSYNHLPIYLKPCFLYMGTYAEDHVIQVSRLIKLWASEGFLKPISGKSLETIAKEYLIELVDRNLILVHELGSTGKIKYCRIHDLLRDLCLREAQKERFYDVVEQHNRQGKCSQRRVVIMRSTPKEKVVDALKSRPYARTCIRDCTRYEPFPNSKLLRTLKAWDKDNDQGGCECSVEKLFELVNLRFLDVKSDIYLHLPSSINLLWSLQTLIVHYPIVEVIHAPVEIWNMSQLRHIHLWSGEIHLPDPPSDSIVVMENLQTLEGVKNFKFDERMVRRMPNVKKLGLKYDGIESSDDESDDDCCVHNIKHLQKLESLRCFSYPGAKFLQKLTFLHSVKIKSLFLQIPYGRRMEDILEKVSTLPHLQKLILIGGDFTTGKWETVEGQFLSLKFLNLHCGDLKCWTMESSHFPCLEQLYLLVSSDMKEIPAELGEIPTLKSVNFYNCSESATKSAKRMVEEQEDLQGEEQLSFRVTIHLHNDEDNDELLKLATPNFNVVKRLAR, from the coding sequence ATGGCAGCTTATGCTTCTCTGCTTTCTATTATGCAGATCATCAATCAGATCAAGCATCATCCTTCCCCTCCGATTTCTATGGACGAAAAACAAGTTGAATCTCTCACTGATATCGTTATGTTCTTGCAGGAATTTCTCGAAGGTTACAAGTCTCCTTATGCTGAGGGGGATGAAGCAGATCCGTTGGAGATGCGCATCGCTGATGCGGTTTATGCAGCTGAAGATGTCATCGAATCTCACATTGTGGATCGAATTCGTCCACCTGTCTTAGACTCGTACGAggctctgtgggatacgatggGAGAGATGGATGCAACCATTGCATTTGGAGGTATGCTGCTGAGACAAATCTTAAATGGTTCCTCAACATTTGCAGAGTGGTATGAAACTCTGGTGGATTTGATAGAATGGATGGGTTTGATAGAAGACGAGGTGATAAAAGAGATGAATTTTATCAATGCAATCAATGATCAAGTCACGGCATCTGCAGACTTGTATAAGAGTGCGGTGAAGGTGATAGAACACCTGAATCTGATCAAGAAAGAAGTGACGGAGATTGTTGCAGCCAACGATCAGCTGCAAACACAAGCCATGGAAAATGCAGACATGTGTACGAGTCTGGTGAAGGTGATAGAAGACATGGATTTGATCCGGAAAGAAGTGATGGAGATCGTTGCACACAAAGATAAGCTGCAGATACAAGTTGCAGCAGCATCCCTTGGTTCGTCAACTTCTGCAGACTTGCACGGGAGTCTGCAAAAGGCGATAGAAGACATGGATTTGATCAAGAAAGAAGTGATGGAGATCGTTCCACTCGCATGTGGTGGTTCGTCAACATCTTCGAACATGTTGAGGAACAATTCTTCgacatcttctctctctaggCTGAACAGCGCAACCATGGCGGGATTTGATGATGTCGTGCTTCAACTGATGGATAAGCTCACTGACGGACGAGTCGGTCGCCATGTCATCCCAATCGTAGGAATGGGAGGAATTGGTAAGACCACTCTTGCCAGAAATGTTTATGAAAAAACTCTTATTACTCATCATTTTGACATATGTGCTTGGGTTACGATTTCTCAACAATTTAGCACGAAAAAACTTCtttgtgaaattttatttcaagcCAATAAAGAAGAGAACTTTGAACGGTTGAGTGAAATGAGAGAAGATGAAATAGGACTATTGCTCCACCAATATTTATCATATAGAAGGTTTCTTATTGCGTTGGATGATATGTGGAGTATTGACCCATGGGAGAAGATACAACTCTATTTTCCTGACAATAGTAATGGTAGTCGGATAATGGTGACAACTAGGCTATCGAATTTGGGATTTCAGTTGGATAGCAATTATGGCCttcaaatgaaatttatgGATGAGGAAACTAGTTGGAATATGTTCTGCAAAATTGTGTTTGGGGAGGAAAGTTGCCCTTTGAATTTGGAGGAAATTGGAAAGAAGATTGTTAAGAGTTGTAGAGGACTTCCACTATCAATTGTTGTGATAGGGGGTTTTTTGGAGAAAATGGAACCAATAAAAGAATATTGGGAATCTATTAGGAGAAGCATTAATTCATTAGCGAATTTAGAGAATGATAAGCATTGCTTGAAAATACTAAAGTTGAGCTACAACCATTTGCCAATTTATCTTAAGCCATGCTTTCTGTATATGGGAACATATGCGGAGGATCATGTAATTCAAGTCTCGAGACTCATCAAGCTATGGGCTTCTGAAGGATTTCTAAAACCAATAAGCGGCAAGAGTTTGGAAACAATTGCAAAAGAGTACTTAATTGAACTAGTTGATAGAAATCTAATTCTAGTTCACGAGTTGGGGTCAACTGGAAAAATTAAGTACTGCAGAATCCATGATCTGCTGAGAGACCTTTGCTTGAGAGAAGCTCAAAAGGAGAGGTTCTATGATGTGGTCGAGCAACATAATCGTCAAGGCAAGTGTAGCCAACGACGTGTAGTTATTATGCGAAGCACTCCAAAGGAGAAAGTCGTTGATGCCTTGAAATCAAGACCATACGCCCGTACCTGTATACGTGATTGTACAAGATATGAACCGTTTCCCAATTCAAAATTGTTGAGGACACTGAAAGCATGGGATAAAGATAATGATCAAGGGGGGTGTGAGTGTTCTGTGGAAAAATTGTTTGAGTTGGTTAATTTGAGGTTTCTTGATGTTAAATCTGATATATACCTCCATCTTCCTTCTTCAATCAATCTTCTCTGGAGTCTACAAAcattaattgttcattatccTATTGTTGAGGTTATACATGCACCGGTCGAAATTTGGAACATGTCTCAACTTAGgcatattcatttatggagCGGAGAAATTCATCTCCCAGATCCTCCGAGTGATAGCATTGTCGTCATGGAGAATCTCCAAACCCTCGAAGGAgtaaaaaatttcaagttcGATGAGAGGATGGTTCGAAGAATGCCCAATGTCAAGAAATTGGGACTAAAGTATGATGGAATCGAGTCTAGTGATGATGAGAGTGATGATGACTGTTGTGTCCACAACATCAAACATTTGCAGAAGTTGGAATCTCTTCGATGTTTTAGCTATCCCGGGGCTAAATTTTTGCAAAAGCTTACCTTTCTACACTCTGTTAAAATTAAGAGTCTATTTCTTCAAATACCATATGGTCGTAGAATGGAAGACATATTGGAAAAGGTTAGTACATTACCTCATCTTCAAAAGCTCATTTTGATTGGTGGAGATTTCACAACAGGCAAATGGGAAACAGTTGAAGGCCAGTTCCTCAGTCTCAAATTTTTGAACTTACATTGTGGAGATCTGAAATGCTGGACGATGGAAAGCTCTCACTTCCCGTGTCTCGAGCAGCTATATCTTTTAGTCTCGAGTGATATGAAGGAGATCCCTGCAGAACTGGGTGAAATTCCGACACTTAAATCCGTGAATTTCTACAATTGCAGTGAATCGGCTACTAAGAGTGCGAAGAGAATGGTAGAGGAACAAGAGGACTTGCAAGGAGAAGAACAACTCTCCTTTCGAGTCACAATTCATCTCCACAACGATGAGGACAACGATGAGCTGTTGAAGTTGGCTACTCCCAACTTTAACGTTGTTAAGCGACTCGCGAGATAA